Proteins from a single region of Acidovorax sp. NCPPB 3576:
- a CDS encoding prepilin peptidase gives MELGPWGDASALGILGLLIGSFLNVVIYRLPKMMERQWAAECADFAATANKDAASTEMSVAPAESFNLWTPASRCPACGHAVQWYENIPVLSYLWLRGRCSACKVRISPRYPLVELATGSLFFFCGWHWGTTFTAVAWCGFAAALVALAFIDWDTTLLPDDITLPLLWAGLIASALQWTTVPLFSAVMGAVGGYLSLWTVYWAFKLATGKEGMGHGDFKLFAALGAWFGWPALVPIILIASVIGAFIGIGMKFASQLREGGYIPFGPFLVGSGLAAMVFGPETILQGLLRSLGL, from the coding sequence GCTTCGGCACTCGGCATTTTGGGTCTGCTGATCGGTAGCTTCCTGAATGTCGTGATCTATCGTTTACCGAAGATGATGGAGCGGCAGTGGGCCGCAGAATGCGCAGACTTTGCTGCCACAGCGAATAAAGACGCGGCCTCCACTGAGATGTCGGTGGCGCCTGCGGAATCGTTCAACCTCTGGACGCCGGCGTCGCGCTGCCCCGCGTGCGGGCACGCAGTGCAATGGTATGAAAACATCCCAGTCCTTAGCTATCTGTGGCTTCGGGGACGATGCTCAGCGTGCAAAGTGCGAATCAGTCCCCGATATCCCCTGGTCGAACTGGCCACGGGAAGCCTCTTCTTCTTCTGCGGCTGGCACTGGGGCACGACGTTCACTGCAGTGGCTTGGTGTGGATTCGCCGCAGCGCTGGTCGCTCTGGCATTTATCGATTGGGACACCACGCTGTTGCCCGATGACATCACGCTGCCGTTGCTCTGGGCTGGCCTGATCGCCTCTGCGTTGCAGTGGACTACCGTGCCCTTGTTCAGCGCCGTCATGGGCGCCGTGGGTGGCTACCTTTCTTTGTGGACGGTGTACTGGGCCTTTAAGCTCGCTACGGGCAAGGAAGGCATGGGTCACGGGGATTTCAAGCTGTTTGCGGCACTGGGAGCCTGGTTCGGTTGGCCGGCACTGGTACCCATCATTCTCATCGCCTCCGTGATCGGCGCATTCATAGGCATCGGTATGAAATTTGCCAGTCAACTGCGCGAAGGTGGATACATTCCCTTCGGCCCTTTCCTGGTCGGATCAGGACTGGCGGCCATGGTGTTCGGGCCGGAAACGATCTTGCAAGGTTTATTGCGCAGCCTGGGGCTTTGA
- the coaE gene encoding dephospho-CoA kinase (Dephospho-CoA kinase (CoaE) performs the final step in coenzyme A biosynthesis.) has product MGLGLRSALRLGLTGGIGSGKSTVGKILVEQGAALIDADHLSRQATAPLGAAIEPIRETFGDALIDAQGGMHRDRMRELVFKDPLARQRLEHIVHPLVSLATQKAASHAALNGAKLIVFDIPLLVESARWTHQLDQVLIVDCTPETQISRVQQRSGLSRAMVEGIMASQAPRAIRRAAADMVLHNDGISLQGLESAVLQIARRFGL; this is encoded by the coding sequence ATGGGGCTCGGATTACGAAGCGCTCTCCGCCTGGGCCTGACCGGCGGGATTGGCAGCGGGAAAAGTACGGTAGGGAAAATACTGGTAGAACAAGGCGCAGCGTTGATCGACGCGGATCACCTCTCGCGCCAAGCAACGGCACCACTGGGCGCGGCCATAGAGCCGATCCGCGAAACCTTCGGCGACGCATTGATCGACGCGCAAGGAGGCATGCACCGTGATCGCATGCGCGAGCTGGTGTTCAAGGACCCTTTGGCACGCCAGCGCCTGGAGCATATCGTCCACCCTTTGGTTTCTCTGGCAACCCAGAAAGCCGCTTCACACGCTGCGCTGAACGGTGCCAAATTGATCGTCTTCGACATTCCGCTGCTGGTCGAGTCGGCACGCTGGACGCACCAGTTGGATCAGGTTCTTATCGTGGACTGCACTCCGGAAACTCAAATTTCACGCGTTCAACAACGCAGCGGCCTCTCGCGCGCGATGGTGGAAGGAATCATGGCTTCTCAAGCGCCTCGCGCCATTCGGCGTGCTGCGGCAGACATGGTGCTTCACAACGATGGGATCTCGTTGCAAGGGTTGGAGTCGGCGGTGCTGCAGATCGCTCGGCGGTTCGGGCTATGA